The Leptolyngbya subtilissima AS-A7 genome includes a region encoding these proteins:
- a CDS encoding DUF1838 family protein, whose translation MLSKLLGVMVGPWAATTWSGAAIAIPLNLNRPEDALQVFRKLLCSVEDGKTVYFVWQGKVFSRRPGEADRHLFNVQGVSTRACTSLTSETGAAGFRQVTREVMIYLDPETNALLNTWENPWTGETTTVHPVANDPVNSSPFWVDTTGQRLQFQSFGDTDLLFFTVTLPLFYADPLGGDYQDYVGGHYHAMEMFTFSARRSHLLASADQDIDDIAVSWNRISPWLPWMKMGGHPGELVVHAAGTRVGTWQQLPEPLRSQIADNFALYQTPPPLDDNRPNQTTWTNFRDFLDGQP comes from the coding sequence ATGCTGTCAAAATTGTTGGGAGTCATGGTCGGGCCTTGGGCTGCCACCACTTGGTCTGGGGCAGCGATCGCCATCCCGCTCAACCTCAATCGCCCTGAGGATGCGCTTCAGGTATTTCGCAAGTTGCTTTGCTCGGTGGAAGACGGCAAAACTGTGTATTTTGTCTGGCAGGGTAAGGTTTTTAGCCGCCGGCCCGGAGAAGCCGACCGCCATTTGTTTAATGTGCAAGGTGTGAGTACTCGCGCCTGCACTTCGCTAACGTCTGAAACCGGTGCGGCAGGATTTCGGCAAGTCACCCGAGAAGTGATGATCTACCTTGACCCTGAAACGAACGCCCTTCTGAACACCTGGGAAAACCCTTGGACTGGGGAAACCACGACCGTACACCCAGTAGCCAACGATCCCGTCAACTCTTCCCCGTTTTGGGTCGACACCACTGGGCAACGCCTTCAGTTTCAAAGTTTTGGTGACACAGACCTCCTCTTCTTCACGGTGACGTTGCCCTTGTTCTACGCCGATCCGTTAGGAGGGGATTATCAAGACTACGTTGGTGGCCATTACCATGCGATGGAAATGTTCACCTTTTCGGCCCGGCGATCGCACCTACTGGCCTCAGCAGATCAGGACATAGACGATATAGCTGTCAGCTGGAATCGCATATCTCCCTGGCTACCCTGGATGAAAATGGGAGGGCACCCCGGCGAACTCGTGGTGCATGCGGCCGGCACCCGTGTAGGCACGTGGCAACAGTTACCCGAGCCCCTGCGGAGCCAAATTGCAGATAACTTTGCTCTCTATCAAACCCCGCCCCCTCTAGACGACAATCGCCCCAACCAAACTACCTGGACCAACTTTCGCGACTTTTTAGACGGTCAGCC
- a CDS encoding 2TM domain-containing protein — MADLATDAYTNSGEFLYQAEDAQQILSIAIARQTESGELSRTQLLEIADELGISADTIAAAEREWDMKKYELADQRLFDSQRRQRFQHGLTQFLITAGFVLVFQLVTGGWLWNWLIYLILGPWALQVSWNAWRVYRPTEYAYRQEFQRWRRNQQMKRVVGGAMRRLLGPS; from the coding sequence ATGGCAGATTTGGCGACGGATGCTTACACCAACAGTGGTGAGTTTTTATACCAGGCTGAGGATGCTCAGCAGATTTTGAGTATAGCGATCGCCCGCCAAACCGAGTCAGGTGAGCTTTCCCGCACCCAGCTGCTAGAAATTGCCGATGAATTGGGTATCTCTGCCGACACCATAGCCGCCGCCGAGCGCGAGTGGGATATGAAAAAGTACGAGCTTGCCGACCAAAGGCTGTTCGATAGCCAGCGCCGGCAGCGGTTTCAGCACGGTCTAACCCAGTTTTTGATCACCGCTGGCTTTGTGTTGGTGTTTCAACTCGTAACTGGTGGCTGGCTCTGGAACTGGTTGATTTATCTAATCCTTGGTCCCTGGGCGTTGCAGGTTAGCTGGAATGCCTGGCGTGTCTATCGCCCCACTGAATACGCCTACCGCCAAGAATTTCAGCGCTGGCGACGTAACCAGCAGATGAAGCGGGTGGTTGGCGGTGCCATGCGGCGACTGCTGGGGCCGTCCTAG
- the hypB gene encoding hydrogenase nickel incorporation protein HypB, whose protein sequence is MHQTFDAALGIDLLHVNQAGADHNRTHFDAWGITCMNIMSSPGAGKTALLERTLEGLHQKLAIAVIEGDMTTELDADRLRQYGVPVVAINTGRSCHLDAKMVAGGIHTLEHQYDPNALDLVLVENVGNLVCPAEFEVGEHAKVALLSITEGEDKPLKYPIMFQEADCLLITKVDLAPYLDANIEQIAANVRQMNPHCTIISVSAKTGEGLEEWFGWVRSRVQASPLTKTHSHA, encoded by the coding sequence ATGCACCAAACCTTTGACGCTGCCTTAGGAATCGATCTGCTCCACGTCAACCAGGCGGGGGCCGACCATAACCGCACTCACTTCGACGCCTGGGGCATCACCTGCATGAACATCATGAGCAGCCCAGGGGCGGGTAAGACGGCGCTGCTGGAACGAACCTTGGAAGGGCTGCACCAAAAGCTAGCGATCGCCGTCATCGAAGGCGACATGACCACCGAACTGGATGCCGATCGCCTGCGCCAGTACGGGGTGCCGGTAGTGGCGATTAACACGGGGCGATCGTGCCATTTAGACGCCAAGATGGTGGCCGGTGGCATTCACACTTTAGAGCACCAGTACGACCCGAATGCCCTCGATCTGGTGCTGGTCGAAAACGTGGGCAACCTGGTCTGCCCCGCCGAATTTGAGGTAGGCGAACACGCCAAAGTCGCTCTGCTGAGCATTACTGAGGGAGAAGATAAGCCCCTCAAGTATCCGATCATGTTTCAAGAGGCCGACTGTCTGCTGATCACAAAGGTAGATTTGGCTCCCTACCTAGACGCGAACATAGAGCAGATCGCGGCCAACGTGCGGCAGATGAATCCCCACTGCACGATTATTTCGGTTTCGGCTAAGACCGGCGAAGGATTAGAAGAATGGTTTGGGTGGGTGCGATCGCGCGTTCAGGCGTCCCCTTTGACCAAAACCCATAGCCACGCCTAG
- the hypA gene encoding hydrogenase maturation nickel metallochaperone HypA, translating into MHETDMTKALILTVRDWWEVQPGQPAIEKVHLTVGKFTCVEPVGLQFAFEVQTKGTFLDGAELVINETPLVAFCHDCQSEYRPEIGLQYACPTCKSPMGDIRSGRELKIDRVEYAEAIAQP; encoded by the coding sequence ATGCATGAAACCGACATGACTAAGGCCCTGATTCTCACCGTGCGCGACTGGTGGGAGGTGCAGCCTGGGCAGCCCGCGATCGAAAAAGTTCACCTGACCGTGGGCAAGTTCACCTGTGTGGAGCCGGTGGGCCTACAGTTTGCCTTTGAGGTGCAGACCAAGGGCACCTTTCTGGACGGGGCCGAGCTGGTAATCAACGAAACGCCGCTGGTGGCCTTTTGTCACGACTGCCAGAGTGAATATCGGCCTGAAATTGGTTTGCAATACGCCTGCCCCACCTGCAAGTCGCCGATGGGCGACATTCGCTCAGGGCGCGAGCTAAAGATCGATCGGGTAGAGTATGCAGAGGCGATCGCCCAACCGTAG
- a CDS encoding agmatinase family protein codes for MTTDPSNDPVFQSPNGNSTEAQRALEMEARLPMTGWQQEVSQGLEYGLEAAASIRDRTIPTFSRGELPHYAGINTFLKAPYIEDVRRVGEFDVAIVGIPHDSGTTYRPGTRFGPQGIRRISALYTPYNFEMGIDLRESITLCDVGDVFTIPANNEKSFDQISKGVAHVFASGAFPILLGGDHSIGFPTVRGICRHLGDKKVGIIHFDRHVDTQETDLDERMHTCPWFHATNMANAPAKNLVQMGIGGWQVPRQGVKVCRERATNILTVTDITEMGLDAAADFAIARATDGTDCVWISFDIDCIDAGFVPGTGWPEPGGLLPREALYLLKRIIQETTVCGIEVVEVSPPYDVSDMTALMATRVICDTMAHLVKSGQLPRREKPSYIHEEANMSVDEPWQ; via the coding sequence ATGACCACCGACCCATCCAATGACCCTGTATTTCAAAGCCCGAACGGCAACTCGACCGAGGCCCAGCGTGCCCTAGAGATGGAAGCCCGCCTACCCATGACGGGCTGGCAGCAGGAAGTTTCCCAGGGGCTAGAGTATGGCCTAGAGGCAGCGGCGAGCATTCGCGATCGCACCATCCCTACCTTCTCTCGCGGTGAGCTGCCCCACTACGCGGGCATCAACACCTTCTTAAAGGCACCTTACATAGAAGATGTGCGCCGGGTGGGCGAGTTTGACGTGGCGATCGTCGGCATTCCCCACGACTCGGGCACCACCTATCGCCCCGGCACCCGGTTTGGCCCCCAGGGCATTCGCCGCATTTCAGCCCTCTACACCCCCTACAACTTTGAGATGGGGATTGACCTGCGCGAGAGCATCACCCTCTGCGACGTGGGCGATGTGTTCACCATTCCGGCCAATAACGAAAAATCCTTCGACCAGATTTCTAAGGGCGTGGCTCACGTGTTTGCCTCGGGGGCGTTCCCAATTTTGCTCGGGGGCGACCACTCCATTGGCTTCCCGACGGTGCGGGGCATCTGTCGCCACCTGGGCGACAAGAAAGTCGGCATCATCCACTTCGATCGCCACGTTGACACCCAGGAGACCGACCTGGATGAGCGCATGCACACCTGCCCCTGGTTCCACGCCACCAACATGGCCAATGCTCCAGCCAAAAACCTGGTGCAGATGGGCATTGGCGGTTGGCAGGTGCCCCGCCAGGGGGTGAAGGTGTGCCGCGAGCGGGCCACCAACATTCTCACGGTCACCGACATTACCGAAATGGGCCTCGACGCCGCTGCCGATTTTGCGATCGCCCGCGCCACCGACGGCACCGACTGCGTTTGGATTAGCTTCGACATCGACTGCATCGACGCGGGCTTTGTGCCCGGCACCGGCTGGCCCGAACCCGGTGGCCTGCTGCCCCGCGAAGCCCTCTACTTGCTCAAGCGCATCATTCAAGAAACCACTGTCTGCGGCATCGAAGTGGTGGAAGTCTCACCCCCCTACGATGTCAGCGACATGACGGCGTTGATGGCCACCCGCGTGATCTGCGACACCATGGCCCACCTAGTGAAGTCGGGTCAGCTGCCCCGCCGCGAGAAGCCCAGCTACATCCATGAGGAAGCGAACATGAGTGTGGATGAGCCTTGGCAGTAA